From a region of the Gordonia sp. KTR9 genome:
- a CDS encoding DNA primase family protein, translating into MSSGSVRAMYLVGSEPDLDPEISARYKPSSDYLKASDGKPFAESVAVISKRCADSYLTADRIPTLKTIAPATVHDGLLNEINRQILAQNERIKTAEIHGTKRLPLTQLGFAEVARLILALYSIISISPSSRNSDPDLNILAAYDDDPSSPTFGTYRSSQGHIRSIARRYCLNLTTRDFAEIIAALSDSAPRRTRGDNRDLIAVNNGIIDYNDGDPQFIDFSPEFIFLAKLDVAWNPDARNVVIHNDTDGTDWDVESWMESLSDDPEVVELLWEIIGATVRPYVSWNRCAFFYSEQGNNGKGTLLSLMRNLIGVQSYASVPLADFGKDFLLEPLTRASAILVDENDVGTFIEKAANFKAIVTNDVITINRKYKSPIAHQHFGFMVQCLNDKPTIKDKSESFYRRQLFVPFTKCFTGAERRYIKDDYLTRADVLEYVLKRVLTMSYYSLSEPQAVKDALEDFKESNDPIRAFWNEVKGEFRWDLVPFPFAYDLYKAWMARNMPNSKPLGRNKFIDSLVTLVRSDRHSMWLCEDHRTQYRPGDRMTVPEELIYEYTLVDWANVAAPKTSPKQYSTLPADRQKNSYRGLIRRDTDELADAASEAQQEHDREVIDMLAARDIPISSSPRRAAEATPGANGVYRETVPDTTDPFVMDPAAPPPHRTAAPPTTSEGSPAHE; encoded by the coding sequence ATGAGTTCTGGCTCGGTACGCGCCATGTATCTCGTCGGGAGTGAACCTGACCTCGATCCTGAGATCAGCGCTCGATACAAGCCCAGCTCCGACTACCTCAAGGCCAGTGACGGCAAGCCGTTCGCGGAATCAGTGGCCGTCATCAGCAAGCGCTGCGCCGACTCCTATCTGACTGCCGACCGGATCCCGACTCTCAAGACCATCGCGCCGGCCACGGTCCATGACGGTCTGCTCAATGAGATCAACAGGCAGATTCTGGCTCAGAACGAACGGATCAAGACCGCGGAGATCCACGGCACCAAGCGGCTGCCCCTCACCCAACTTGGGTTCGCCGAGGTCGCGCGATTGATCTTGGCGTTGTACTCGATCATCTCGATCTCGCCGTCGAGCCGAAACTCCGATCCCGACTTGAACATCCTGGCCGCATACGACGATGACCCGTCGAGTCCCACCTTCGGAACCTACCGGTCGTCGCAAGGGCATATCCGGTCGATCGCCCGTCGATACTGCCTGAACCTGACCACCCGGGATTTTGCCGAAATCATCGCGGCGCTCAGCGATTCCGCGCCGAGGCGGACTCGGGGCGACAACCGTGACTTGATCGCGGTCAACAACGGCATCATCGACTACAACGACGGCGATCCCCAGTTCATCGACTTCTCGCCAGAGTTCATCTTCCTGGCCAAGTTGGATGTTGCGTGGAATCCCGACGCCCGCAACGTCGTCATCCACAACGACACCGACGGCACCGACTGGGACGTCGAGTCGTGGATGGAGAGCCTGTCCGACGACCCAGAGGTTGTCGAGTTGCTCTGGGAGATCATCGGTGCCACAGTGCGCCCCTACGTCAGCTGGAACCGGTGCGCCTTCTTCTACTCAGAGCAGGGCAACAACGGTAAAGGCACGTTGCTCTCGCTGATGCGCAACCTGATCGGAGTTCAGTCCTACGCCAGTGTCCCGTTGGCCGACTTCGGTAAGGACTTCCTTCTGGAACCGCTCACGCGAGCCAGCGCGATCCTCGTCGACGAGAACGACGTGGGTACTTTCATCGAGAAGGCCGCCAACTTCAAGGCGATCGTGACCAACGACGTGATCACGATCAACCGGAAGTACAAGTCGCCGATCGCCCATCAGCACTTCGGGTTCATGGTGCAGTGCCTCAACGACAAACCTACGATCAAGGACAAGTCAGAGTCGTTCTACCGGCGCCAGCTGTTTGTGCCCTTCACCAAGTGCTTCACCGGCGCCGAACGCAGATACATCAAGGACGACTACCTCACTCGCGCCGACGTTCTCGAGTACGTGCTCAAACGTGTCTTGACCATGAGCTACTACTCCCTCAGTGAGCCCCAGGCGGTGAAGGACGCCCTCGAGGATTTCAAGGAGAGCAACGATCCGATCCGGGCTTTCTGGAACGAGGTGAAGGGCGAGTTCCGCTGGGATCTGGTTCCGTTCCCTTTCGCTTACGACCTCTACAAGGCGTGGATGGCTCGGAATATGCCCAACTCGAAACCGCTGGGTCGCAACAAATTCATCGACTCGTTGGTCACTCTGGTCCGATCGGACCGTCACTCGATGTGGCTCTGTGAGGACCATCGGACGCAGTACCGCCCGGGTGACCGAATGACGGTGCCCGAGGAGCTGATCTACGAGTACACGCTCGTCGACTGGGCCAACGTCGCTGCGCCCAAGACCAGCCCGAAGCAGTATTCGACACTGCCGGCAGACCGGCAGAAGAACAGCTACCGCGGTCTCATCCGCCGGGACACCGACGAACTCGCCGATGCAGCGAGTGAGGCCCAGCAAGAACACGACCGAGAGGTCATCGACATGCTCGCCGCGCGCGACATACCGATCTCGAGTAGCCCGCGCAGGGCCGCGGAAGCGACCCCGGGGGCGAACGGTGTCTACCGGGAAACGGTCCCGGACACCACCGACCCCTTCGTCATGGATCCGGCCGCACCACCTCCTCACCGCACCGCTGCGCCGCCCACCACATCCGAGGGGTCGCCAGCACACGAGTAA
- a CDS encoding DHH family phosphoesterase codes for MTTPAEHVLDNVISVARNFSSRRPFDIIRERKGWDTDVIERLEVSTDEPLPDLDLSVELIHRAISQGRTITVLTDYDMDGVAAGILTYAGLAELGAHVELVIPHYEGPREITAPKVDQALAQYPTTSLLITCDVGINSNEGIDRAHDRGVAVIVTDHHIQTVDVCRADAVVDPNRTGATYPEPDICGSQVALHILSAYARTHCPTKATAIAMLSVFGGIGGLADVMPLRGQTRALVRRAVGLLALAVPDVPVYTKADADRDENPIKWHQIGQWNLEEPDRIDPNTSTLMQIVNGQSHDRRYREALRGLSVLLSRLIAAGKVRSVDDLDVSFLGFTLTPMFNATRRVEADMADSFMVFVPEAVRSSRPDYHPEVFDTYEHLDAGRRSAADTLVANNETRKELTKAAMEGIFAAEQPYAPYLWFSDAKPGVLGLLASNLLQETSMPTMVINPETLSGSARAPEWFDVLGFVSQMNDPRLRAQGHHQACGVGFTDTHALAELIAAIAVYVDSLPEVDPEDQRADLHMMDIESLAQLDMESAEVLVRLRPDIPLPMAPELISLAESLSVLGPFGQGFPAADIRLTFQPASASIKLMSRKEEAGELQKGQAPEPADYKHLKVVTGHGLELLWWNKADQYQALSDATLVTATIELSTNLFMGNTRPQAFISSLVVHTVRQARGAA; via the coding sequence GTGACCACTCCGGCCGAGCACGTGCTCGACAATGTCATTTCGGTGGCACGCAATTTCTCATCCCGCCGGCCCTTCGACATCATCCGGGAGCGCAAGGGCTGGGACACCGACGTCATCGAACGACTCGAGGTCTCCACCGACGAACCCCTCCCTGACCTGGATCTCAGCGTCGAACTGATCCACCGTGCGATTTCGCAGGGTAGAACCATCACAGTTCTCACCGACTACGACATGGACGGCGTCGCCGCCGGGATCCTGACCTACGCAGGGTTGGCCGAGCTTGGGGCGCACGTTGAGCTGGTGATCCCACACTATGAAGGGCCACGCGAGATCACTGCCCCGAAAGTGGATCAGGCACTGGCCCAGTACCCAACAACGTCGCTGCTCATCACTTGCGACGTTGGCATCAACTCGAACGAGGGCATCGACCGCGCACACGACCGCGGCGTCGCGGTCATCGTCACCGACCACCATATTCAGACCGTCGATGTATGCCGCGCTGACGCGGTCGTCGACCCCAACCGAACGGGGGCTACCTACCCCGAGCCCGACATCTGCGGATCGCAAGTGGCTCTGCACATTCTGAGCGCGTACGCGCGCACTCACTGCCCGACCAAAGCCACCGCAATCGCAATGCTGTCGGTGTTCGGAGGGATTGGCGGGCTCGCCGACGTGATGCCGTTGCGCGGACAGACCCGGGCACTGGTCCGTCGCGCCGTCGGCCTGCTTGCTCTGGCTGTCCCCGACGTGCCTGTCTACACCAAGGCGGACGCCGATCGCGACGAGAATCCGATCAAGTGGCACCAGATCGGCCAATGGAACCTCGAGGAGCCAGATCGCATCGACCCGAACACCTCCACACTGATGCAGATCGTCAACGGGCAAAGTCATGACCGCCGATACCGTGAAGCGCTACGCGGTCTGTCGGTGCTCTTGTCGCGGCTCATCGCTGCCGGCAAGGTTCGTTCCGTCGACGATCTGGACGTGTCGTTCCTCGGTTTCACGCTGACGCCGATGTTCAACGCGACACGTCGAGTCGAAGCGGATATGGCCGACTCTTTCATGGTGTTCGTCCCTGAAGCTGTGCGCTCGTCGCGGCCTGACTACCATCCGGAAGTCTTCGACACCTACGAGCACCTCGACGCCGGCCGCCGGTCTGCCGCCGACACCTTGGTCGCCAACAACGAGACCCGCAAAGAGCTCACGAAGGCTGCGATGGAAGGGATTTTTGCGGCCGAGCAGCCTTACGCTCCGTACCTCTGGTTTTCAGACGCCAAGCCCGGGGTGCTCGGGTTGCTGGCATCGAACCTTCTGCAAGAAACCTCGATGCCGACGATGGTCATCAACCCCGAAACGCTGTCCGGGTCCGCGCGTGCGCCCGAATGGTTCGATGTGCTGGGGTTTGTCTCTCAGATGAACGACCCTCGACTTCGTGCCCAAGGGCACCATCAGGCATGCGGTGTCGGCTTCACTGATACTCACGCTCTCGCCGAGCTGATAGCGGCTATTGCGGTCTACGTGGACTCCCTTCCCGAGGTCGACCCTGAGGACCAGAGAGCGGATCTCCACATGATGGACATCGAGTCTCTCGCACAGCTCGATATGGAATCCGCGGAGGTTCTCGTTCGCTTGCGCCCCGACATTCCGCTGCCGATGGCGCCAGAGCTCATCTCGCTCGCTGAGTCTCTCAGCGTGCTAGGCCCATTCGGGCAAGGCTTCCCGGCCGCTGACATCCGTCTCACCTTCCAGCCGGCCAGCGCATCAATCAAGCTGATGAGTCGCAAGGAAGAGGCTGGTGAACTGCAGAAGGGACAGGCACCCGAGCCTGCCGACTACAAGCACCTGAAGGTGGTCACCGGCCATGGACTCGAACTGCTGTGGTGGAACAAGGCCGATCAGTATCAAGCCTTGTCTGACGCCACACTCGTAACCGCCACGATCGAACTGTCGACCAACCTGTTCATGGGCAACACTCGTCCACAGGCATTCATATCCTCCCTCGTCGTCCACACTGTGAGGCAGGCTCGCGGCGCTGCGTAG
- a CDS encoding cupin domain-containing protein yields the protein MILHQGFVQLVVLDPRLKSQWALISAIRSRIRSRRATPQRSDACTVLRPPDAVAGGLRAFLSRPSGAPLEFAPDQFGHVRGCDDFGEVGRVRVGGVAVAGVLEDFVEKFSLDTFDGLEWEVMEELPDFCTRVGDNTMKISILAGDGVSPGTIAAWSCDHHGFTYENIPAAEAAFVLEGIAKITDASTGEETLVHAGEGFHLPVGWSGSWEAVEPVRKIYLFL from the coding sequence GTGATCCTGCATCAAGGCTTCGTCCAGCTCGTCGTCCTCGATCCCCGGCTGAAATCGCAGTGGGCGCTCATTTCCGCCATCCGCAGCCGCATTCGATCCAGGCGAGCCACACCGCAGCGTTCGGATGCGTGTACGGTCCTTCGACCACCCGATGCTGTCGCAGGTGGTCTGCGAGCATTCCTGTCCCGGCCATCAGGTGCCCCACTCGAATTCGCGCCCGACCAGTTCGGGCATGTCCGGGGATGCGACGATTTCGGCGAAGTAGGCCGAGTTCGTGTCGGTGGCGTTGCCGTCGCCGGTGTGCTCGAAGATTTCGTCGAGAAGTTCTCCCTGGACACCTTCGACGGCCTGGAGTGGGAGGTGATGGAGGAACTCCCCGATTTCTGTACCCGGGTCGGCGACAACACGATGAAGATCTCCATACTCGCGGGCGACGGGGTCAGTCCCGGCACGATCGCGGCATGGTCATGTGATCACCACGGTTTCACCTACGAGAACATCCCGGCGGCCGAGGCGGCGTTCGTTCTCGAGGGCATCGCGAAGATCACCGACGCGAGCACGGGCGAGGAGACGCTGGTCCATGCCGGCGAGGGCTTCCACCTGCCCGTCGGGTGGTCGGGGAGCTGGGAGGCCGTCGAACCCGTCCGGAAGATCTACCTCTTCCTCTGA
- a CDS encoding cupin domain-containing protein, whose product MPAQSFPNEPLKVHRTQPRVSSRWVIPPQPEGWDSVAVSEWSLTAAGWADHHPHDEVNIVLEGELHVESGGTVVVAGAGDTVVVPAGEFGRYWAPQYARMIAVYGPNPLGDPTPAAEYWEVERDEVRQSPEPKD is encoded by the coding sequence GTGCCCGCACAATCTTTTCCCAACGAACCGCTGAAGGTCCACCGAACACAGCCGAGGGTGTCGTCACGGTGGGTCATCCCTCCGCAGCCCGAGGGGTGGGATTCGGTCGCCGTCTCCGAATGGTCGCTGACCGCCGCCGGATGGGCAGACCACCACCCGCACGACGAGGTCAACATCGTCCTCGAGGGCGAGTTGCACGTGGAGTCCGGCGGTACCGTCGTCGTCGCCGGCGCCGGCGACACCGTGGTGGTGCCGGCGGGCGAGTTCGGCCGATACTGGGCGCCGCAGTACGCGCGCATGATCGCGGTCTACGGACCCAACCCGCTCGGCGATCCCACCCCGGCCGCCGAGTACTGGGAGGTCGAGCGAGACGAGGTACGCCAGTCCCCCGAACCGAAGGACTGA
- a CDS encoding FadR/GntR family transcriptional regulator, giving the protein MQIGSISLLTPLGSFGRADEIAQRLSDAITIGLIGAGEQFPTEVDLAQLLGVSPMTLREAMAVLRDEGLVETRRGRNGWTFVIPNVEPPEVPDLDQLRSFSLGGLRDLGDEHLAVGGQSARLAASRATPLNLRRIAVLVDQLDRSESRSARIRADSRFHIEIAVATRSSRLLRREVTLQAEMCRMLWLPQVMSTVTDFASVVSEHRAVVEAIDKGDPDEARHAAEGHIHANIRRLATTRLTFEDDAE; this is encoded by the coding sequence ATGCAGATCGGAAGCATCTCCCTACTGACCCCGCTCGGCTCTTTCGGGCGTGCCGACGAGATCGCCCAACGGCTGAGTGACGCCATCACGATCGGTCTGATCGGGGCCGGCGAGCAGTTCCCCACCGAGGTCGATCTCGCCCAGTTGCTGGGCGTGTCGCCGATGACCCTGCGTGAGGCGATGGCGGTCCTGCGTGACGAGGGTCTGGTCGAGACCCGCCGCGGACGCAACGGTTGGACCTTCGTGATCCCGAACGTCGAACCGCCCGAGGTTCCCGACCTCGACCAGTTGCGGTCGTTCAGCCTCGGCGGACTCCGCGATCTCGGCGACGAGCATCTCGCGGTCGGCGGGCAGTCGGCGCGGCTCGCGGCAAGTCGTGCGACGCCTCTCAATCTCCGGCGGATCGCGGTGCTCGTCGACCAGCTGGACCGCAGCGAGAGCCGTAGTGCGCGAATCCGTGCGGACAGCCGCTTCCACATCGAGATAGCAGTCGCCACCCGCTCGTCACGACTGCTGCGGCGTGAGGTCACTCTTCAGGCAGAGATGTGCCGGATGCTCTGGCTTCCACAGGTGATGAGCACGGTGACCGACTTCGCCAGTGTGGTCTCGGAGCACCGGGCGGTGGTCGAGGCCATCGACAAGGGCGATCCCGACGAGGCGAGGCACGCCGCCGAGGGGCACATCCACGCGAACATCCGTCGTCTCGCCACCACGAGGCTGACGTTCGAGGACGACGCCGAATGA
- a CDS encoding cache domain-containing protein, with translation MNHAAIHGRIEKWLLQKQLVPLEALVDEVAGMAADAPLTDAGLAALTPTLDAELGRSAVSVGIGFVAAPGKVRGRSLYLHWMQLSGSRSVPLKLNLDRRDADVYDYLEMDWYVHARDRRRPVIQGPYLDYSGSDRFVFTLTVPVVVDDEFLGVVGADLLADRVEASLCGILRSHTGRALVVGGDGTVIASNTPDWMPGETLRTHPRDAPATFEAVELISEWSGWSLATIETAS, from the coding sequence ATGAACCACGCCGCCATCCATGGTCGGATCGAGAAGTGGCTACTGCAGAAGCAGTTGGTCCCGCTCGAAGCTCTGGTCGACGAGGTTGCCGGCATGGCGGCCGATGCCCCACTGACCGACGCCGGTCTCGCCGCACTGACCCCGACACTGGACGCCGAACTGGGCCGCTCCGCGGTCTCCGTCGGTATCGGTTTCGTGGCCGCACCCGGGAAGGTGCGTGGCCGCAGCCTGTATCTGCACTGGATGCAGCTGAGCGGAAGCCGATCGGTACCACTGAAACTCAATCTCGACCGTCGCGACGCCGACGTCTATGACTATCTCGAGATGGATTGGTACGTGCACGCGCGCGATCGGCGTCGGCCGGTGATCCAAGGTCCGTATCTGGACTATTCGGGGTCGGATCGGTTCGTCTTCACCCTCACTGTTCCGGTGGTCGTCGACGACGAATTCCTGGGTGTGGTCGGCGCCGATCTGCTCGCCGACCGCGTCGAGGCCTCGCTGTGCGGCATCCTGCGCAGCCACACGGGCCGGGCCCTGGTGGTCGGCGGCGATGGAACAGTGATCGCGTCGAACACGCCGGACTGGATGCCGGGGGAGACACTGCGGACGCATCCACGCGACGCCCCTGCGACCTTCGAGGCCGTCGAGCTCATCAGCGAATGGTCCGGCTGGAGCCTGGCCACGATCGAAACAGCAAGTTAA
- a CDS encoding cytochrome P450 — MSSVSTRNAPRLNVTDPGFAITSDQVKNARDQSWFAETEYGLAVLRYEEMKALLRHPKLRQGSAAWPAHNGVTEGPLAHWWASWVLNKEGGDHRRLRRLMNPAFAPKLINTLVPRFQALAGELVDAFADRGSCEFMSEFAEPYAARVIAIMLGLPEDEWEIIAAESTTIGLAMGVTLKQDLPQIEAALARLHDYADAAIEARIAEPRDDFVTKLIQSGSGDDKLSRDELRDVIALLIFGGYDTTRNQLGLAMQTFARNPDQWDILAERPDLGGAAVEEVMRINPTVRWVTREAIEDFEYEGLEIKAGTTVHLLSESAGTDPRVFGDAEFDITAERQPHFGFGGGIHHCVGHFVARCDMSEALPLLARRLGRFRIEDSATWLPDSGNTGPVSLPLTFSSAH, encoded by the coding sequence ATGTCATCGGTATCGACGCGAAATGCACCACGGCTCAACGTCACTGACCCGGGCTTCGCAATCACTTCCGACCAGGTGAAGAACGCGCGGGACCAGAGTTGGTTCGCCGAGACCGAATACGGCCTCGCGGTCCTCAGGTACGAGGAGATGAAGGCTCTTCTCCGCCACCCCAAGCTCCGGCAGGGCAGCGCGGCCTGGCCGGCGCACAACGGGGTCACGGAGGGGCCGCTCGCACACTGGTGGGCGAGTTGGGTTCTCAACAAGGAGGGCGGCGACCACCGCCGGCTGCGGCGCCTGATGAACCCGGCGTTCGCGCCGAAACTCATCAACACTCTGGTGCCTCGCTTCCAGGCCCTGGCAGGCGAACTCGTCGATGCGTTCGCCGACCGCGGTTCCTGTGAGTTCATGTCCGAGTTCGCCGAACCGTATGCCGCACGGGTCATCGCGATCATGCTCGGACTGCCCGAGGACGAGTGGGAGATCATCGCGGCCGAGTCCACGACCATCGGGCTCGCCATGGGGGTCACGCTGAAGCAGGATCTGCCGCAGATCGAGGCGGCGCTCGCTCGACTCCATGACTATGCCGACGCCGCGATCGAGGCGCGGATCGCCGAGCCCCGCGACGACTTCGTCACCAAGCTCATCCAATCCGGTTCGGGTGACGACAAACTGAGCCGTGATGAGCTGCGTGATGTGATCGCGCTGCTCATCTTCGGCGGATACGACACCACCCGGAACCAACTGGGTCTGGCCATGCAGACGTTCGCCCGGAATCCGGACCAGTGGGACATCCTCGCCGAGCGGCCCGACCTCGGCGGAGCCGCGGTGGAGGAGGTCATGCGGATCAACCCCACCGTGCGCTGGGTGACCCGCGAGGCGATCGAGGATTTCGAGTACGAAGGCCTGGAGATCAAAGCAGGTACGACCGTGCACCTCCTCAGTGAATCGGCCGGCACCGACCCGCGGGTGTTCGGCGACGCCGAGTTCGACATCACCGCCGAGCGACAGCCCCACTTCGGCTTCGGTGGCGGAATCCACCACTGCGTAGGTCATTTCGTGGCCCGTTGCGACATGAGCGAGGCGCTGCCGCTCCTGGCCCGCCGACTCGGGCGGTTCCGGATCGAGGATTCGGCCACCTGGCTGCCGGATTCCGGCAACACCGGCCCGGTCAGTCTCCCGCTGACCTTCTCGTCCGCGCACTGA
- a CDS encoding FAD-dependent oxidoreductase, translating to MSTSALDQHREVNAAPGALDAALDAIKQYGVRFVYFQAVTITSRVLGKVVPAEQFARLATRGVMQHRTAMANLQAGRDGVLMAGGVGASEYCAVPDLDTFQVLPWDHSTARVFCSLYEPDHLEENAGVPLATDSRGLLKRLHASFTERTGLEMRTGTEPEMTWEGEGFETTFRPDSSPAYHIEHLERYRAIYQKVIDYASFMGFEMVEGDFEDAGQVELNWMYDHANLTADRLVTYRQICKQVARELGIEASFMPKPGVGYMGNGCHHNWSLWKDGVNVLAEPGRSELHLTDAGRFAVGGVLNHTPGAMLVMGSTVNSYKRFWDAGQFAPSRINWGMDNKTCTMRLSSNGRLEYKLPDASCNPFLTHAVLLAAIDDGLKNQTDPGAPTVGDIMSEVDVAPRVAVVGAGPSGCFTAQQLRKQWPEVEVTVFDRLPTPFGLLRYGVAPDHQGTKNVIRQLSRVFDDRTRFVGNIELGRNLSIEDLRAAFDVVVLATGLSGDRRLGIPGDDLPGIVGSGRFTRCVNDHPAAGDLPTVGRRVVLVGGGNVAMDIIRLLSKQPDEFTGSDLHPDTLGRLRSEGPRRIDVVVRSTPTDAKFDPVMMRELAHLASTEFRLADAGVLATAESSDPRSAALAHVVERESPAAPATTVVFHFGSTPVEVIGTDRAEAVKVRTGVHTTTLACDTVITAIGFESAVNDDLDLTLYRDADPGEDFLAPGLYRTGWLHSSTGALPEMRARARALAARIRRDHAGHHPARPGLVAIPYEVIDRTVDFDGSMRIDEAEVASASPGRIRQKVREVDAMLALARTVPAESVC from the coding sequence ATGAGTACATCCGCGCTCGACCAGCACCGGGAGGTCAACGCCGCCCCGGGTGCGCTCGACGCCGCCCTCGACGCGATCAAGCAGTACGGGGTCCGGTTCGTCTACTTCCAGGCCGTGACGATCACCTCCCGGGTGCTGGGCAAAGTCGTTCCGGCAGAACAGTTCGCCCGTCTGGCCACGCGCGGGGTGATGCAGCACCGCACCGCGATGGCCAACCTGCAGGCGGGGCGCGACGGCGTGCTGATGGCCGGCGGGGTCGGCGCTTCCGAGTACTGCGCAGTCCCGGATCTCGACACGTTCCAGGTGTTGCCGTGGGATCACTCGACGGCGCGGGTGTTCTGCAGTCTGTACGAGCCGGACCATCTCGAGGAGAACGCCGGCGTCCCGCTGGCCACCGACAGCCGCGGACTACTCAAGCGCCTGCACGCCTCGTTCACCGAACGCACCGGACTCGAGATGCGTACCGGTACCGAACCCGAGATGACCTGGGAAGGCGAGGGATTCGAGACCACCTTCCGTCCCGATTCGAGTCCCGCCTACCACATCGAGCACCTCGAGCGCTACCGCGCGATCTACCAGAAGGTCATCGACTACGCGTCCTTCATGGGGTTCGAGATGGTGGAGGGCGACTTCGAGGACGCCGGCCAGGTCGAACTCAACTGGATGTACGATCACGCGAACCTCACCGCCGACCGCCTGGTGACCTACCGGCAGATCTGCAAGCAGGTCGCCCGCGAACTCGGTATCGAGGCGAGCTTCATGCCGAAGCCGGGTGTCGGGTACATGGGCAATGGTTGTCACCACAACTGGAGCCTGTGGAAGGACGGCGTGAACGTCCTCGCGGAGCCGGGACGTTCCGAACTGCACCTCACCGACGCGGGACGTTTCGCCGTCGGCGGCGTCCTCAACCACACCCCGGGTGCGATGCTGGTCATGGGTTCGACGGTCAACTCCTACAAGCGGTTCTGGGACGCCGGGCAGTTCGCCCCGTCGCGGATCAACTGGGGTATGGACAACAAGACCTGCACGATGCGCCTGTCGTCCAACGGCCGGCTCGAGTACAAGCTCCCGGACGCCTCGTGCAATCCGTTCCTGACCCATGCCGTGCTGCTCGCGGCGATCGATGACGGCCTCAAGAACCAGACCGACCCGGGAGCGCCGACCGTCGGCGACATCATGAGTGAAGTGGACGTGGCACCGCGCGTGGCGGTGGTCGGCGCGGGACCGTCGGGTTGTTTCACCGCACAGCAACTCCGCAAGCAGTGGCCGGAGGTGGAGGTCACCGTCTTCGACCGGCTACCCACCCCGTTCGGGCTCCTTCGCTACGGCGTGGCTCCCGACCATCAGGGCACGAAGAACGTGATCCGGCAACTCTCGCGGGTATTCGACGATCGGACTCGCTTCGTCGGCAACATCGAGCTCGGCCGGAACCTGTCGATCGAGGACCTGCGAGCCGCGTTCGACGTCGTGGTCCTCGCGACGGGCCTCAGCGGAGACCGCCGTCTCGGCATCCCGGGCGATGACCTGCCCGGCATCGTGGGGTCCGGGCGCTTCACCCGATGCGTCAACGACCATCCCGCCGCCGGCGACCTGCCGACGGTGGGCCGGAGGGTGGTCCTGGTGGGCGGCGGCAACGTCGCCATGGACATCATCCGGCTGCTGTCGAAGCAGCCCGACGAATTCACCGGTTCCGATCTGCACCCGGACACCCTCGGGAGACTGAGATCGGAGGGCCCACGGCGGATCGACGTGGTGGTGCGCTCCACGCCCACCGACGCCAAGTTCGACCCGGTGATGATGCGTGAACTGGCGCACCTGGCGTCGACGGAGTTCCGCCTCGCCGATGCGGGGGTGCTCGCCACGGCAGAGTCCTCCGACCCGCGGAGTGCGGCCCTGGCCCACGTCGTCGAACGCGAGAGCCCGGCGGCACCGGCCACGACGGTGGTGTTCCACTTCGGATCGACCCCGGTCGAGGTGATCGGCACCGACCGCGCGGAGGCCGTCAAGGTGCGCACCGGCGTGCACACCACGACTCTCGCGTGCGACACCGTCATCACCGCAATCGGTTTCGAGTCGGCCGTAAACGACGACCTCGACCTGACGCTGTACCGCGACGCCGATCCGGGAGAGGATTTTCTTGCTCCGGGCCTGTACCGCACCGGGTGGCTGCACAGTTCCACCGGAGCGCTTCCCGAGATGCGGGCCCGTGCCCGGGCGTTGGCGGCCCGAATCCGCCGCGATCATGCCGGTCACCATCCGGCCCGTCCGGGTCTGGTGGCAATCCCTTACGAAGTGATCGACCGGACCGTCGATTTCGACGGCTCGATGCGGATCGACGAGGCGGAGGTCGCCTCGGCCTCGCCCGGCCGCATCCGGCAGAAGGTCCGCGAGGTCGACGCGATGCTGGCGTTGGCCCGCACCGTGCCGGCCGAATCGGTCTGCTGA